The Lates calcarifer isolate ASB-BC8 unplaced genomic scaffold, TLL_Latcal_v3 _unitig_4287_quiver_956, whole genome shotgun sequence genome segment AGCCAGGCGCCATtcatggacagagaaagacaacaaacagtcTTGACTTATTTCATCAAACCATTCCTCTCAAGAAATGACTCATCAGGTAAAGGCAGGAGCTCAAGCTCAATTTGGTAAAGTCTCGGTGGTATGTAGTGGTAGTACCTTGCCAACGCCTTTGTTTCTATCGTCTTTGCAGATCCTGGCTGTGTCTCATCCGTCAGAGGCAGTAAACAGTGGCTGGAGGCAAACTTTGGCGCCTACTCTGGTTTTGCAACACTCCGCGATTTGCAAGCCCTCAATCCCAACTTTTCAAGTGTGAGTGGCAACTGCAGTTGTAATATTCTTCCCCTCCCAAACTGGAGCCTCTTAGCCATGGTTTTGcaatcactgctgtttgatttcataTTGATTTCCTTTGGCAGGCGGAAGCGTTGTCAGTGCTCACTCCTGCTCAGGTggcacagctgacactgagctcAGGGGCCTTGAATGACACAGACCAAATCGACCACGTGTTTGAGCGACTTGAGGAGGGCAATGCTCTGGAAAATGTGGATGAATTCCTGGAAGAGCTGACAGCAAATGGAAAGGTAGGCTACATTTGACACTGGGGCAAGAAGGACAATCCTGGGCTTTTAGATATGGATCAACGCCTCTACAGCAGTTGTTGGGGACtcattcacatcaaacatttacTTACATCCCATCTAGTCTCCTGTGAGGAGTACTTGCAGCATGTAAACTGTGTGGTGTTTAAGTCttcctgtgttgtcatttgaCAGGACCCTGATTTCCAACCTGCTGTGAGAGATCACCTAATGAACAGGACCTTCAGCATCATCGCTCCCCATTTCCCCAAGTTCAAGACAGACGACTGGTTCGCTTGGTTCCACGTGAAGCTGGTTACTCTGCTCCCAAGTTTCAGCGCAGTGATGCTCAAGAATGCTACCTCAGatataaactgcacaaactaCCATGTTGtgtaagtaacattttacaaacaagcagGATTGCATCGCACCAAAGTACAAAATGACTAATGAGGAACTGcgtacaaatgttttctctggccCTTTGCAGTGTGAGCGGGATGGCCAAAGCTTTCCCTTCAATATCCTCGCAGGGACAAGAAGAAATCACAGATGTAATGGTGGGCTACctgaaaaaatctgtcagtgtcatcaaCACGCCAGGTAAGGCCAACGCAGTAAACTCCGCCATGCGGTTGCTTGTGTGAGAATTTGCTAAAAtggcactgagaggaaaactggcgcttgtctcattttatgtgtattcatttctaaaataatgCTCGCTAAATGGTATGTTTGCTAACGTCCATCTACGGGCCCTTAGTTTGCAGGCAGGGAATTCAGAGTGATGCCCAGTGGCTTGAGAAAAACTTGGGTCCATTTTCCACACGTGCTAAATACTCTGACCTCAAAGTATTCAACATCTCTGGGGTAAGTCAGACATTTCACTACCAATCTTCCTCGAAAAGAGCAGCACAATACTCTGAAGCTGGAAAGTCTTCACACAGAGGTGGCTTTTCCATGTATGTCAAAGAGAAATGCAGTGCGTATATCCTctgttggtttcatcaggtGGCAGTTGTGGAAAACCTCTCACCAAAGCAGAAAGCTGAGCTGATCCTGGATCCAGACAGTAACGCTTTGGAGAATGAGACCATCGTAAGAGAGGTGTTCACAAGCTTGACAGAGTCCCCTGATactgagcagctcagtcagttttTCCAGGCTTACAGTGACATCAACAAGCAGGTGAATGCTTGACCTTAAGATTGCCATATTTTCCCACAAAGTTGCTTGACAAGCAGGTCATGTAAAACTTGTCCTGGGTTAAGAAAGGCAAAAAGTCCTCTTCAGCTGAAACGTGAATCCTTTCATCTCCAGAGAAACATCACCATCGTGGAAAATCCAGCTGTACGAGACATCATCTTGAACCTGACCTTGACAGCCCTTGCTCCTGAATTTGAAGACTTTGGGCCTGAAGACTATAAGCTGTGGTTCCAGGTCTATTTGGTCACTGTGATGGCCAGCCTCCATCCTGGCAGCTTGGCGGTGATCCCCAGTAACATCAGTTGTGCATCCTACGCAGCCATGTACGAAATCATATTTCTCAAGTCCAAAGTCAGACACTTTGGATTTTGCACGATGTCAAAGTGTGGCTTCAgacaagtcacaaaaatgtgtgttttcttccctcagACTCACTGGCCTCGAGCAAAGTTTGAAAAtcctgccactgctgctttcacGGGGTGTGAGATCAAGCAGAGAGTCACTCAAGGAGACATTCGCACGTACGTTGACATCATTTTTCAGATAAGCCAATTACCACTGCTATGATGATAGCTGTATTGATGCCAtgccttcatttcatttttctctcaaacagatTGCTCGTTTAGAGATTCCTTCAAGGTGAGTTCATTTCCTTGGGAGTATTACgtagattaaaaaacaacatttgatggaAATTTACTAGGCACAAGTTTGGCACATTGATTTTGTTAAGAAGGCCACGTCAAAATACTCTAAGAGGCTTTTGTCACGAGACTAACACTTACGCTTTGCTTGTCTGCAGTGCAAGGAGACCCTGGTCGATGGTAAGTTTGTAAAGTAGCAGACGTTTCAAGTGTGATGACAAAATCGCATTGTGAAGGTTCAATGTCTGATATTGGAATATtgtcttttcacagaggacCTCGTCTGTGCTGCGGTCGACGGGTAGGTGAATTCCAGTCTTGTCCAGTGCAGAGTTTGCCTAGGTAAAGTTACCTAAGGACTACCCAAGTTgagaatgattttctttttcctttttcctcagatCACAACTCCAACAAACTGTGTCTATGGGCATTTCCTC includes the following:
- the LOC127140275 gene encoding uncharacterized protein LOC127140275; the encoded protein is MRNCVQMFSLALCSVSGMAKAFPSISSQGQEEITDVMVGYLKKSVSVINTPVCRQGIQSDAQWLEKNLGPFSTRAKYSDLKVFNISGVAVVENLSPKQKAELILDPDSNALENETIVREVFTSLTESPDTEQLSQFFQAYSDINKQRNITIVENPAVRDIILNLTLTALAPEFEDFGPEDYKLWFQVYLVTVMASLHPGSLAVIPSNISCASYAAMYEIIFLKSKVRHFGFCTMSKCGFRQVTKMCVFFPQTHWPRAKFENPATAAFTGCEIKQRVTQGDIRTDSFKCKETLVDDHNSNKLCLWAFPLKPCAILPSLRTPVPR